The Caldilineales bacterium genome window below encodes:
- the eutM gene encoding ethanolamine utilization microcompartment protein EutM — protein sequence MIALGMIETRGLVGAIEAADAMVKAANVRLIGKEYIGGGYVTVMVRGDVGAVKAATDAGAAAAQRVGELVSVHVIPRPHGDVETILPHVE from the coding sequence ATGATCGCCCTCGGCATGATCGAAACCAGGGGGCTGGTCGGGGCCATCGAGGCCGCCGATGCCATGGTCAAAGCGGCCAATGTGCGTTTGATCGGCAAAGAGTATATCGGCGGCGGCTATGTCACCGTGATGGTGCGCGGCGATGTGGGCGCGGTGAAAGCGGCCACCGATGCCGGCGCCGCCGCCGCCCAGCGCGTGGGCGAGTTGGTCAGCGTCCATGTCATCCCCCGCCCGCACGGCGATGTGGAGACCATTCTCCCGCACGTGGAATAG
- a CDS encoding amino acid permease, producing the protein MSYQGKSREEIIKQDVRDLHRMGYAQQLFREMGGFSNFAISFSIISILTGAILLYSYGLQFAGPIINTYGWPLVSLMVLCVAASMAELASAYPTAGGLYFWAHRLGGYKWAWVTAWLNMIGQITITAGIDYAAAIYIAGAINRLFGTALPTSPGFGIVAIMVLIMIPQVLINIFGIKLTARLNDFSVWWHIGGVVIIAALLTFFGKHSQPLSFLFQGTITVNPNDVAHSFFIGPKEIPSLMMKIPGMGSIYAGAGLAFAFVLGLLQAQWTYTGYDASAHVAEETVMARLNSAWGVFLSVLVSAIVGYIVLMVLTAHIPDIAATVDAANAPAVLYIVYENLSTFLANIIAIIIAVAMWLCGLSSITSMSRMWFAFARDGGMPGHKLISQIHPTYRTPMWSIIITCILAVLLTMVAYLYSVVVAISTSALYLAYAIPTYLNVRNKRKKQGEYTTRETAPWNLGRWGPVINWIAIIWVIIITILFSIPPNELAGWALLILLLFMLLYWQLSAKHHFTGPTSSDEAALRRIEHELEEIAHHHEQHS; encoded by the coding sequence ATGTCGTATCAAGGCAAGTCACGCGAAGAAATCATCAAGCAGGATGTTCGCGACCTGCACCGGATGGGCTACGCCCAGCAATTGTTCCGCGAAATGGGAGGTTTCTCCAATTTCGCCATCTCTTTCTCGATCATCTCGATTCTCACCGGCGCCATCCTGCTCTATAGCTACGGCTTGCAGTTCGCCGGGCCGATCATCAACACATACGGCTGGCCGCTGGTCAGCCTCATGGTCTTGTGCGTGGCGGCGTCGATGGCCGAGTTGGCGTCGGCCTATCCCACGGCGGGCGGGCTGTATTTCTGGGCGCACCGGCTGGGGGGCTACAAGTGGGCCTGGGTCACGGCCTGGCTGAACATGATCGGCCAGATCACGATCACCGCCGGCATCGATTACGCCGCCGCCATCTACATCGCCGGGGCCATCAACCGTCTCTTTGGAACCGCCTTACCCACCTCGCCCGGCTTTGGCATCGTCGCCATCATGGTGCTGATCATGATCCCGCAGGTGCTGATCAATATCTTCGGCATCAAGCTCACTGCCCGGCTCAACGATTTCAGTGTCTGGTGGCACATCGGCGGGGTGGTGATCATCGCCGCTCTGCTGACGTTTTTCGGCAAGCACTCGCAGCCACTGAGCTTCCTCTTCCAGGGGACGATCACCGTCAACCCCAACGATGTGGCTCACTCGTTCTTTATCGGCCCGAAAGAGATCCCATCGCTGATGATGAAGATCCCGGGCATGGGCTCGATCTATGCCGGGGCGGGTCTGGCCTTCGCGTTCGTACTCGGGTTGTTGCAAGCACAATGGACCTACACCGGTTATGACGCTTCGGCGCACGTGGCCGAAGAAACGGTCATGGCCCGGTTGAACAGCGCCTGGGGCGTCTTCCTCTCGGTGCTGGTCTCGGCCATCGTCGGCTATATCGTCTTGATGGTGCTCACAGCCCACATCCCCGATATCGCTGCCACCGTAGACGCCGCCAACGCACCGGCCGTGCTCTACATCGTCTACGAGAACCTGAGCACTTTCCTGGCCAACATCATCGCCATCATCATCGCCGTGGCGATGTGGCTGTGCGGCCTCTCCTCAATCACCAGCATGAGTCGGATGTGGTTCGCCTTCGCCCGCGACGGTGGCATGCCCGGCCACAAGCTGATCAGCCAGATCCATCCCACCTATCGCACGCCGATGTGGTCGATCATCATCACCTGCATCCTGGCCGTGCTGTTGACGATGGTGGCCTACCTCTACTCGGTGGTGGTGGCGATCAGCACCTCGGCCCTTTACCTGGCCTATGCCATCCCCACCTATCTCAACGTGCGCAACAAGCGAAAGAAGCAGGGCGAGTACACCACGCGGGAAACGGCGCCGTGGAATCTGGGCCGGTGGGGGCCGGTGATCAACTGGATCGCCATCATCTGGGTGATCATCATCACCATCCTCTTCTCCATCCCGCCCAACGAGTTGGCCGGCTGGGCCTTGCTGATCCTGCTGCTCTTCATGCTGCTGTATTGGCAACTCAGCGCCAAACACCATTTCACCGGCCCAACGTCATCCGACGAAGCGGCACTACGGCGGATCGAGCACGAGTTGGAAGAGATCGCCCACCACCACGAACAACACAGTTGA
- a CDS encoding EutN/CcmL family microcompartment protein → MLIARVVGSAVSTIKDDKLVGLKLLVVREATHTNELVGRPFVAVDAVGAGVGELVLIAQGSSARQTAQTKDKPVDAVIMGILDELEVGGELTFRKG, encoded by the coding sequence ATGCTGATTGCCCGCGTCGTTGGATCGGCAGTTTCGACTATCAAAGATGATAAGCTGGTTGGGTTGAAGTTGCTGGTGGTGCGCGAGGCCACGCACACGAATGAGTTGGTGGGCAGGCCGTTCGTGGCGGTGGATGCGGTGGGGGCGGGGGTGGGAGAGTTGGTGCTCATCGCCCAGGGAAGTTCGGCCCGGCAAACGGCGCAGACCAAAGACAAGCCGGTGGATGCTGTGATCATGGGCATCCTCGATGAGTTGGAGGTCGGGGGGGAGTTGACGTTTCGGAAGGGTTGA